A window of Gasterosteus aculeatus chromosome 9, fGasAcu3.hap1.1, whole genome shotgun sequence contains these coding sequences:
- the LOC120824642 gene encoding uncharacterized protein LOC120824642 encodes MMFVMLCFFLLADFATGDQQLVCLESIRASEGEDVTLRCHSHPKLHLDEQTVEVSRDDLPGRDNIVHLYRDRKDDFENQMTRYRDRTRLDPEDLTSGNVTLRICSVDESDSGRFVVFIPKLHIRFVIIVTIKAEDPKNQTKSRDPTNVPPTSDDLGAEKKTDVWIVGSVLGVLVVLGVLVVLVMKYKVVDIWRNFRGRRPNNDEPGTRQMEQGEDSELIVNNDNSSGKSSNKIY; translated from the exons ATGATGTtcgtgatgctttgtttttttctgttggcgGACTTCGCCACAG GAGACCAACAACTCGTTTGTCTGGAGTCAATCCGGGCTTCCGAAGGTGAAGACGTCACTCTCCGATGTCACTCGCATCCCAAACTCCACTTGGACGAGCAGACGGTGGAAGTGAGCAGAGACGACCTCCCCGGGAGGGACAACATCGTCCACCTCTATCGGGACAGAAAGGATGATTTTGAGAACCAGATGACTCGGTACAGAGACAGAACCCGTCTGGACCCTGAAGACCTGACCTCAGGAAATGTCACGCTGAGGATCTGCTCAGTAGACGAGTCGGACTCTGGACGCTTCGTGGTCTTTATCCCAAAGCTGCACATCCGTTTTGTCATCATTGTCACCATCA AAGCTGAAGACCCAAAGAACCAGACGAAGAGTCGTGATCCTACAAATGTCCCTCCAACGTCGGATGATCTTG GTGCTGAGAAGAAGACGGATGTCTGGATTGTTGGTTCTGTCCTCGGTGTCCTCGTTGTCCTCGGTGTCCTCGTTGTTCTTGTGATGAAATACAAGGTGGTTG ACATTTGGAGGAACTTCAGAGGAAGGAGGCCAAACAACGATGAACCGGGGACCAGACAGATGGAGCAGGGAGAAGACTCCGAGTTGATCGTCAACAACGACAATTCATCCGGAAAATCCTCCAACAAGATTTATTAA
- the LOC144383079 gene encoding uncharacterized protein LOC144383079: MMFVMLCFFLLADFATGDQQLVCLESIRASEGENVTLRCHSHPKLHLDEQTVEVSRDDLPGRDIVHLYRDRKDDFENQMTRYRDRTSLDPEDLTSGNVTLRICSVDESDSGRFVVFIPKLHMRRVINVTIKAEDPKNQTKSRDPTNVPPTSDDLGAEKKTDVWIIVGSVLGVLVVVVVVVLVRKYKVVDRPNNDEPVTVVTGPRELGQDALAAEEASIELMVVNNNNNKNNHQSGKSSEVY, encoded by the exons ATGATGTtcgtgatgctttgtttttttctgttggcgGACTTCGCCACAG GAGACCAACAACTCGTTTGTCTGGAGTCAATCCGGGCTTCCGAAGGTGAAAACGTCACTCTCCGATGTCACTCGCATCCCAAACTCCACTTGGACGAGCAGACGGTGGAAGTGAGCAGAGACGACCTCCCCGGGAGGGACATCGTCCACCTCTATCGGGACAGAAAGGATGATTTTGAGAACCAGATGACTCGGTACAGAGACAGAACCAGTCTGGACCCTGAAGACCTGACCTCAGGAAATGTCACGCTGAGGATCTGCTCGGTAGACGAGTCGGACTCTGGACGCTTCGTGGTCTTTATCCCAAAGCTGCACATGCGGCGTGTCATTAACGTGACCATCA AAGCTGAAGACCCAAAGAACCAGACGAAGAGTCGTGATCCTACAAATGTCCCTCCAACGTCGGATGATCTTG GTGCTGAGAAGAAGACGGATGTCTGGATCATTGTTGGTTCTGTCCTCGGTGTCctcgttgttgttgtcgttgttgttctTGTGAGGAAATACAAGGTGGTTG ACAGGCCAAACAACGATGAACCGGTAACCGTGGTGACGGGGCCGAGGGAGCTGGGACAAGACGCTCTCGCAGCCGAAGAAGCTTCCATCGAGTTGATGgtagtcaacaacaacaacaacaaaaacaaccaccAATCCGGAAAATCCTCCGAGGTTTATTAA